Genomic window (Streptomyces sp. RerS4):
GTCGGCGAAGAACATGACGCCGAACCGGCTGATCGCCACGTCGAACGCGGCGCGGGGGAGCGGGTGGACCTGGGCGTCGCCGTGGACGAAGGACGCGTTGGCGACGCCTTCGCGCGCGGCGACCGCACGGGCCTGCTCCAGCATCGGCCCGGAGAGGTCGAGGCCCACCGCGCGACCGCCCCCGGCGGCGCGGGCGGCCAGGCGCGTGGTGGCGCCCGCGCCGCAGCCGATGTCGAGGACGTGCTCGGCGGGGCGGATCGCGGCGGCCTCGAACAGGAGCCCGTCGAAGCCGGCGTTCACCGCGTTCCAGCGGTCGTGGTGGGCGGCCCAGTGGGCGCCCTCGTACCCGTTCCACGCCTGCGCCTGGCCCGTGTTCGCGGTGTCCGCCGTGCCGGCCGTGTCGGTGGTGCCGGTGGTGCCGGTGGTGCCGGTGGTGGTGCTGTGCTGTTGCATGCGGAAGACCTCCCGAGCGGAGTGGCGCACGCCCTAGGATGGGCGTGTGCCCAAACAGTATGGGCGCGCGCCCATACTGGCAACGGACTTATCTCGGGAGGATGTTGATGTCACCGCGTGGAGTGGCCATCGAAGACCTGCGCGAACGGCTCTTCGCCGCCGCGGAGCGGGTCGTGGCCGGGGACGGGGCCGCCGCGCTGACCAGCCGGGCCGTCACCGAGGAGGCGGGCTGCGCCAAGGGCGTGCTGCACGCCCACTTCGCCGGCCTGGACGAGTTCGTCGCCGACCTCGTGCTCCACCGCTTCGCGATCACCGCCGCCGCGGCCGCCGACCTCCCGTCCCGCGCGGGCGCCGGCACGGTGCACGGGCACCTCGCGGACGTCGCCTCGACGGTGCTGGCCCTGGACCCCGGCGTCGTGGGTCTGGCCGTGACCCGCCCGGCGGCGGCGCGGCGCGTACGGGAGGCGTGGCAGGCCGGGGCGCCCGGCTTCACCGCCGTCCAGACGGCGGTCGGCGACTACCTCCGCGCCGAGCAGGGCCTCGGCCGGGTCCCGGACGGCCTCGACGTGGATTCGACCGCCCTGGCCCTGGTCGGCACCCTGCACCACCTCCTGATGACCGCCCCCACCGACGCCCGCCCCATCACCACGGCCCAGGTCGAACGCCTGATCACCGCCCTGGTGGGCACCCCGTGAGCCGCTGACGGAATCGCGTGCCCTCCGGCCGGTCAGGCGCCGACGCGGCGGCTCAGAACCTGGCCGGGCCAGGTGTCGGACAGGAAGCGGTCGGTGGGGGTGAAGCCGTTGCGCTCGTAGAACGCGACCAGCTCGCCCCCGCCGCCCGCCCAGCAGTCGACCCGCAGCAGGTCCACGCCGGCCCGCCGGGTCTCGTCGGCGGCGTGGGCCAGCAGCGCGGCACCGATGCCCAGCCCGGCGTAGCGGCGGTGGGAGACCAGCAGGCGGACGTACCGCTCGGGTTCCCCGGCCGGTGCGATCGGCATCTGGGGGCTGGGCCCGGAGTCCAGTACCAGGGCGCCGACCGGAGTGCCGTCGAGCTCGGCGATGTAGGGGGTGTTCTCGGTCGTGTACCGCTCGACCCGCGCCACTCCGCCGGGCTTCTGCGAATACGGAATGGTGCCCCACTGCTCGGTGTTGCCGCGCTCGTTCATCCAGCGCACCGCCGAGTCCAGCATGTCCAAGACGGCCGGCGCGTCGGCCGGGCCGCCCGGCCTGATCCGCAGGGCAGGTATGTCGTCACTGGTGTCAGGTGTCGTTTCGCCGATCATGACGGCAGTCTAGGCACGCCGAAAGGGGCTGATGCCGGGTCAATCCGCCTGCAGGACGTTCCCGTCCTCGTCCAGACCGAGGTGGATGCGGGTGGGCTCCTGGCTGTTGACGTCGGACGGGCGCGGGCCCTCGGGTCCGTCGGGGCCCCAGCGCAGCAGGCGACGGGTGCGGACGATCCGGTACACGGCGTCCTGGAACTCCAGCCGGTTGACGCGCCCCACCCGGAGCGCGTCGGCCGCCTCTGCGTACTCGGCTGCCTCCGCCACGCTCTCGTCGGTGGACGCGCGCGCCGCCCAGGTCCGGGCGTCGACGGTCGGCTCGGCGTCGTAGGGGATGACGCCGTACATCCGGGGCCACATCCACGTCAGGGCGAAGTCCAGCGACTTGCGGGCGGCGTGCGCGGTGGCGTGGGGGCCGATGACGGGCTTCCAACTGTGCGGCTTCTGCTCCACGACCGTGAACGTCGCCGGCAGCAGGAGGACGTCCGGATGGGTGCGCAGCGCCCGCCGCGCGTCGGCGCGCACGTCCTGGGGGAAGCGTTCGCCGGTGTAGCGCAGGCCGCGCATCGCCACGCGTTCGACCGCCTGGGTGGGGGTGACGGGCAGGTCCGGGTCCAGGATCAACTCGT
Coding sequences:
- a CDS encoding methyltransferase domain-containing protein codes for the protein MQQHSTTTGTTGTTGTTDTAGTADTANTGQAQAWNGYEGAHWAAHHDRWNAVNAGFDGLLFEAAAIRPAEHVLDIGCGAGATTRLAARAAGGGRAVGLDLSGPMLEQARAVAAREGVANASFVHGDAQVHPLPRAAFDVAISRFGVMFFADPAAAFAHIASALRPGGRVAFLCTAAPEENQWLTELAALGDILPIGGFGAPGGPGMFSLADAEVATGLLRSAGLRDVRAEHVEAYGTWGRDARDAADFLLDSGPGRHLLGQVDPATRTLARQRLTRAFRPYESDGAVRLRSTGRLLTATVPA
- a CDS encoding DUF5954 family protein; protein product: MKPGDAGPRASRPVVVRFPVEPVEAAVEADAMDAAVRAASVVVRGPLFGVAALPPEDGARWRVVAAVTDPCPQIARDGLNSRLWFRAKDEARDKAERRALLAAVARLERERVDDLDVEGTRYRVVRAEEYAVTGPDGIEQPRPTDHEPLVPDWERTTKDPDIDDELILDPDLPVTPTQAVERVAMRGLRYTGERFPQDVRADARRALRTHPDVLLLPATFTVVEQKPHSWKPVIGPHATAHAARKSLDFALTWMWPRMYGVIPYDAEPTVDARTWAARASTDESVAEAAEYAEAADALRVGRVNRLEFQDAVYRIVRTRRLLRWGPDGPEGPRPSDVNSQEPTRIHLGLDEDGNVLQAD
- a CDS encoding TetR/AcrR family transcriptional regulator, yielding MSPRGVAIEDLRERLFAAAERVVAGDGAAALTSRAVTEEAGCAKGVLHAHFAGLDEFVADLVLHRFAITAAAAADLPSRAGAGTVHGHLADVASTVLALDPGVVGLAVTRPAAARRVREAWQAGAPGFTAVQTAVGDYLRAEQGLGRVPDGLDVDSTALALVGTLHHLLMTAPTDARPITTAQVERLITALVGTP
- a CDS encoding GNAT family N-acetyltransferase, whose product is MIGETTPDTSDDIPALRIRPGGPADAPAVLDMLDSAVRWMNERGNTEQWGTIPYSQKPGGVARVERYTTENTPYIAELDGTPVGALVLDSGPSPQMPIAPAGEPERYVRLLVSHRRYAGLGIGAALLAHAADETRRAGVDLLRVDCWAGGGGELVAFYERNGFTPTDRFLSDTWPGQVLSRRVGA